The Longimicrobium sp. DNA window GCCTGCGCGCGCACCTCGCGCCAGCGCGTCTCGTAGGCGTCGCGCGGGCGGGTCCAGCGCTCCCACGCCTCCGCGGCGGCGCTTGGCAGCAGCAGCGCGAACAACCCCGCGAGTGCCAGCGACGTCCCGAGCACGATCGCGGGCACCCGCACGCGGGCCGGGGCCACGCCGCGCAGGTCGGCGGCGGCGAGGTGCCGCTCCGCGTCCTCCAGGAATGCGCGACGCACGGGGCCGGCGGGAGCGCCCTCCATCTCCAGCGCCGTGGCCAGGCGGTTTCCGAGGAAGGGGACGCGCTCCTCCGCCAGCAGCGCGAGCCGCGCCGTGGTAGGAGGACGCGCCACGCGCCACCCCGCCCACCCGAGCGCCCCCGCCGCGAGCGCGAGCGGGAGCCATCGCAGCAGCTCGCGCGTGGCGGCCCGCAGCGGCATTGCCAAATCAACTGCGACGAGCAGCACCGCCACCGTCGCGAACAGCGTCGGCGCCAGCACGAGAACGCGCAGCAGCACCGACCGCCGCCACGCGACGCGCACGCGGGCGAGGAGGCGCTCCGCGGATGGGAGGGGGATGGGGGGGAGGAGGCGGGTGCTCATGGAGCCGGCGGTTGAAACCGCTGCAACAACCGCGGGAAGCCTGCCTTCGCAGGCTCCGGGCGGTCGGGATTGGTGCCGCACCGCCGGGGGGTGAATCCCCCGGCTGGAACTACGCGAAGCCCACTGAAGTGGGCTCGTACGCAGCAGCCAGTCCGCGAAGGCGGACTTTGCGTGGTTCCAGCGGCGAATTCATTCGCTCCTGGAAGGCGCGTGTGGCGCACGTTCGGCCCCTTTCTCATGCCGCACCCCTGCGCCAGTACGCGAAAAAGGTTTCGGCGAGCGCAACCAGGAGCGCCGCCGCCATCAGCCAGCGACCGAGCGCCACGCTTCCGGCGCCTCCGCTGGCCGCCGCATTGATCACGGCGGCTCCGCGTCCCGCGAGGATGGCGCGCGCGCCGGCGTCTAGCGGCAGCATCGCATCGCCCGTGGGTTCGCGGTCGCAGGCGCGTGCCATGCGCTCCAACGCGCGCGGGAAGGCGGGGGAGAGCGGGAGGGCGCCGTCCTCGAGGCCTGTGCCCGCGTAGACGATGCACCCCTTCCCCAGGCGCGCGGCGACGACCGCGGGGCGCCCGTCATCCCACGCTGCCAGGACCGTCGCGCCACGCTTCGGGCGGATGTCTGCGCGGGCGGTGGCGCCAGGGAGCCGCAGGTCGGGGGCGAACCAGAGGTCGCCCGCGTCGCTCCGGAGGGCTGGCGCGGAGCTTTGGGCCGGGAGCCAACCGGGCATGGGCGAACCGGCGCCGCCCGCATCGACGACCACCGTCGCGCCTGCCTCGGCGATCGCGCGCAGGTCGCCAGCGGGGCGGATGGCGACGATCAGGCGCGCATCGGATGGGAGTGCGGAGAGCCGGTCGACAGCGCGCGTGGTCCAGCCGGTCGCCTCGAGCGCGGGGACGACGAAGCGGCCCGCGCCGCCTGACGCGATCACCACGGCGTTGCGGCGCGGCTCCGGCTCGCGCGACGCGGCGGCGTTGGGCGGGGTCGGCGAGGTCAGGTCCTGAAGGCGGATCGCGCCGGGCCAGGCGGCTTGCCGAAGCGCGGCCATCCCCGGCCGCCATCCGCCCCAGCGCAGGGCGGAGAGCATCGTGACGCGGACCGAATCGGCGCCGCGCAGGGTGCGGGCGGCGGGGTCGATAGCTCGCAGGGCCGCGGCGTAGCTGGCCCGGTGCGCGGATGGCCCGACGGCGGCGAGCGAGTCAAATGTGCTCGCGGTGAGCCGGCGCTGCGGGACGTGGACGGCGGAGGTGTCGAAGAGCACGAGGTCGCCGCGGGCGGTTCCGTCCGACGCGAGGAGGGTGCGGCGCGCCTCTTCCACGGCCCGGCGCCATGCATTGGAACCGCGCATGGCGGCGCTGCGGTCGAGGAGCACGACTTCGCGCGTTCCTCGCGGAGCCGGGACCCACGACGGCCGCGCGAACGCCGCGCCCGCGAGCAGGAGGAGGAGCATGCGAAGCGCCATCAGGAGGCGGTCCGTGGGGCGGCTCACGCGGATGGAGCTGCGCGCGTCCTCGGTCAGGAAGCGCGCGGTTGGGAGCGGCGAGCGCGTCGGCGGGCGCCTGCGGATGAGGTGCAGCGCCAGCGGAACCAGCGCCGCGAGGGCACCGGCCAGAAGGAAGAGCGGCGCGCCGAGCGTCAGCATCCGGCTACCCTCGCCGCGCGGTCGCCCACGCCGCGAGCGCCGATTCCACCGGCTGGGCGGTGGTCAGCGCGACGTATTCGACGCCTCGCTCGCGGAGCCGGTCCGCGATGCGGGCGTAGTACTCGGCCACGCGCCGCGCGTACCCCGCATCCGTCTCGGGAACGGCAGGGATCTCGCGCGCCGGGTGCTCAGGGTCGAAGAAGAGCCCAGGGCCGCCCCCGCGCTCCCCGGCCTCCACGGGCGTGAGGACGCGCATCACGATCACTTCGTCCCCCCGCGCGCGCAGCCGTCCGGCGGAGGCGACTAGGGCGTCGCCGTCGTCATCCTCCAGCAGATCGGAGACGAGCACGACGCGGCCGCCGCGAGGCAGGGCGCCGCTCACGCGGTCCAGCGCATCGGCCGCGCTCCCGCTTCCGGCGGGGCGCAGCCGCTCCATCTGGAGAAGGAGGTCGTGGAGCTGGCCGCGGCGCGCGCGGGGCGGGCTGAGGAGCTGCGGCTGCGCGCCGAACGCGGCCAGCCCCACCGCGTCGCCCGATCCGAGCATCAGGTGCGCGAGCGCGGCGGCGACGTAGCAGGCGTAGCGCATCTTGGAGGGATCGTCGCCGTCCGCGAAGTCCATCGAGAGCGAGGCGTCGAGCACCAGGAAGGCGGAGAGGTTGGAGCGCTCCTCGTACTCGCGCACGTGCAGCCGGTCGGTGCGCGCGAAGAGCTTCCAGTCCAGGTAGCGTGTGTCGTCCCCCTGCTGGTAGTCGCGGTGCTTGGCGAAGTCCTCTCCCGCACCGTGCCGCGGCGACCGGTGCGACCCCGCCAGGAAACCGCGCACCACCGTCTTCGCCACGATCTCCAGCCCGCCCAGCCGCTCCAGGAGCCGCGGGGGGAGAAAGGAGCCGGTCGTCGCGGATGCGGGCATGGCACGTCTTACCTGGTGCGGTGCTGCGTCGGGCACGGGCGGCCACGCGGGGCCGCCCCTACGGGTTTCGGTGTGTCTGGCGGGTGTCGGCGCGGCCGATAACACGGGCGCGACGAATCGCGCTCCTACGGGAGACCTGCATCCGGACCCGCGGTTCTCCCCCTCACCCGCCCTGCGCCCCCGCAGGCGGGGGAGGGGGCCGGGGGGAGGGGGCCTCCTACAACCCGCTCTTCGGCGCCGCCACCGTCTCCAGCAGGCGCGCGACGACGGCGTCGGGGGTCACGCCCTCGGCCTCCGCGTGGAAGTTGACGAGCACGCGATGGCGGAGCACCGGAAGCGCCACGCGACGCACGTCGTCAAGGGTGGCGTGGAAGCGGCCAGCGAGGAGGGCGCGCGCCTTGGCGCCAAGGATCAGCGCCTGGCCGGCGCGCGGGCCTGCGCCCCAGCGCACCCACTTCCTCACCTCGTCGTCACCGCCGCCGGGGCGGGTGGCGCGCACCAGGGAGGCGGCGTAGCGGAAGACGTTGTCCGCCACCGGCACCTCGCGCGTCCACCGCTGCAGCGTCAGCACCCGCTCGGCGTCCAGCACCGGCTCGATCGCCGGGTCCGCGACGCCGGTGGTGGCGCGGAGGATCTGCACCTCCTCGTCCTCCGACGGGTAGTCCAGGCGGATGTCCAGCATGAAGCGGTCGAGCTGCGCTTCGGGGAGCGGATAGGTGCCCTCCTGCTCCAGCGGGTTCTGCGTGGCGAGCACGAAGAAGGGGCGCGGCAGAATCATGTCCTCTCCGCCCACCGTCACACGGCCCTCCTGCATCGCCTCCAGGAGCGCGGCCTGCGTCTTGGGCGGGGTGCGGTTGATTTCGTCGGCCAGCAGCACCTGCGTGAATACGGGTCCGCGGATGAAGCGCGCCGCCCGCCGCCCCGTAGTGCGGTCCTCCTCGATCACCTCGGTGCCCGTGATGTCGCCGGGCATGAGGTCGGGCGTGAACTGCACGCGCCGGAACTCCAGCTCCAGCGCCTCGGAGAGCGTGCGCACCAGGAGCGTCTTGGCGAGGCCGGGGACGCCCACCAGGAGCGCGTGGCCGCCGGCGAGCAGGCACACGAGCACCTCGTCCAGCACCGTCTCCTGGCCCACGATGCGTCGCTGGACCTGCGCCCGCAGGCGGGCGGTGTCGCCCAGGAGCGCTTCGACCTCCATCTGTGCCGTAGCCAGGGGAGCCAACCTCGCGTGGAGTGGATGAGGAGCCGTTTCCGGCCTGCTAAGATCCCAGCACCCCCCGCCGCGCGCAAGTGCCCGCCGCGCGCACGCGGTGTGCGGAACGGGATCAGCCCCTCCATCCGCTCAACGGAGCCACCCGATGAAGACGATCCATCTCCTCGCCGCCGCCCTTGTCCTCGCCGCCTGCTCGCGCGAGCCCGCGGCGGTGGTGCCGCGAGCGGCCCTGCTGCTGGCTGCGGGCGACATCGCGGAGTGCCCGCGGCAGGGGGACGAGGCCACCGCCGCGCTCCTCGACACGCTGCCGGGGACCGTGGCGGTGCTGGGCGACAACGCGTACGAGCGCGGGACGGAGGAGGAG harbors:
- a CDS encoding MoxR family ATPase, with the translated sequence MAPLATAQMEVEALLGDTARLRAQVQRRIVGQETVLDEVLVCLLAGGHALLVGVPGLAKTLLVRTLSEALELEFRRVQFTPDLMPGDITGTEVIEEDRTTGRRAARFIRGPVFTQVLLADEINRTPPKTQAALLEAMQEGRVTVGGEDMILPRPFFVLATQNPLEQEGTYPLPEAQLDRFMLDIRLDYPSEDEEVQILRATTGVADPAIEPVLDAERVLTLQRWTREVPVADNVFRYAASLVRATRPGGGDDEVRKWVRWGAGPRAGQALILGAKARALLAGRFHATLDDVRRVALPVLRHRVLVNFHAEAEGVTPDAVVARLLETVAAPKSGL
- a CDS encoding BatA domain-containing protein translates to MLTLGAPLFLLAGALAALVPLALHLIRRRPPTRSPLPTARFLTEDARSSIRVSRPTDRLLMALRMLLLLLAGAAFARPSWVPAPRGTREVVLLDRSAAMRGSNAWRRAVEEARRTLLASDGTARGDLVLFDTSAVHVPQRRLTASTFDSLAAVGPSAHRASYAAALRAIDPAARTLRGADSVRVTMLSALRWGGWRPGMAALRQAAWPGAIRLQDLTSPTPPNAAASREPEPRRNAVVIASGGAGRFVVPALEATGWTTRAVDRLSALPSDARLIVAIRPAGDLRAIAEAGATVVVDAGGAGSPMPGWLPAQSSAPALRSDAGDLWFAPDLRLPGATARADIRPKRGATVLAAWDDGRPAVVAARLGKGCIVYAGTGLEDGALPLSPAFPRALERMARACDREPTGDAMLPLDAGARAILAGRGAAVINAAASGGAGSVALGRWLMAAALLVALAETFFAYWRRGAA
- a CDS encoding DUF58 domain-containing protein; its protein translation is MPASATTGSFLPPRLLERLGGLEIVAKTVVRGFLAGSHRSPRHGAGEDFAKHRDYQQGDDTRYLDWKLFARTDRLHVREYEERSNLSAFLVLDASLSMDFADGDDPSKMRYACYVAAALAHLMLGSGDAVGLAAFGAQPQLLSPPRARRGQLHDLLLQMERLRPAGSGSAADALDRVSGALPRGGRVVLVSDLLEDDDGDALVASAGRLRARGDEVIVMRVLTPVEAGERGGGPGLFFDPEHPAREIPAVPETDAGYARRVAEYYARIADRLRERGVEYVALTTAQPVESALAAWATARRG